Below is a window of Christensenella minuta DNA.
ATCCGGAGCGGCGCTTGCAAAAGCAATGCAGTTTGCGCTGGATGAGGCCCATCTGAAACCGTCGGAAATTTCCTATATCAATGCGCATGGAACGTCGACGGAACTCAACGATAAGACAGAGACGATGTCGATCAAGAGCGTATTTGGAGAGGAAGCGTACAAGGTGGCGATTTCCTCTACAAAATCCATGACCGGCCATGCGCTCGGGGCAGTTGGCGGCATTGAAGCGGTATATACGGTCAAAGCGATAGAAGAGGGGTTTATCCCACCGACCATCAATTACAAGGTTCCCGATCCGGAATGTGACCTTGACTATACGCCAAACACAGGCAGGAAGATGGATATCCAGGCTGCGCTTTCCGATTCGCTTGGCTTTGGCGGGCACAACGCAGTGCTTTTGTTCAAAAAAGCGGAATAAATGTTAGATAGGAGATAGAAACAGTGGATTTAAAATCGATACTGGAATTGCTGAAGGCCGTGGACGAAACAAGCCTCAATAAATTTGAACTTGAAGACGGCGATTTCGCTGTAAAAATGGAACGCGGGACGGGTGAATCTAAAACAGTTTATGTGACGGCGCCCCCGCAGATTTCCGCACAGATCGGCTCCGCTCCGGTGGCCGCGCCTGCGGAAGCTCCGGCAGCGGCAGTTCCCGCCGCGCCTGCGGAGGAACCGGCGCCAGCGGCAAGCAAGGGCAAGGAGATCACTTCGCCCCTCGTAGGGGTATTCCACAGCCTTTCCGAAGGGAAGGCCGTAAAGATCGGCGATAAGCTCAAAAAGGGCGATATCGTGTGCATGGTGGAAGCGATGAAGCTGATGAACGAGATTACCATGCCCGAGGACGGCGAGATCACATGGGTCGCATGTGAAGAAGGCGGCAGCGTAGAATACGGGCAATTACTGTACAATTACGTGTAATAGTCCATATAGTACAGCAGTTTTTTGCAAGAAGGAGCTTATATGGTTTTGAATCAGGAAGAAATCAAGCAAATTATTCCGCACCGCGATCCGTTCCTGTTTCTGGACGAGGTGCTTGAATGTGAAGTGGCAAAACGCACCAAAGCGGTGTGGCGCATCCGGGAAGACCTGTTTTGCTTCAGGGGGCATTTCCCCGGCAACCCGATCCTTCCAGGCGTGCTCATCACGGAAGCGCTCGCACAGGCAGGCGCGGTGGCGATTTTGCAGGATGAAAAATACAAAGGGCGCCTCGCGGTGTTCGGCGGGATCGACGGCGTGCGGTTCCGCGGCATGGTGAAGCCGGGCGACGACCTTGTTCTGGAAACGGAGATACTCCGCCTGTCTTCGATGGGCGGCAAGGGCAAGGTCCGGGCGGCGGTGGACGGAAAAACGGTGTGCGAGGGTGAAATCCTGTTTGTGCTTGTAAAACAGGATTAAGCGGACCGGGCCGGGGCTGCGGCGATGCCGCCTGCGGGCTGGTTTCCCGGGAGCGTATGAGGCAGTCTTCGGCCGACCTCTGCAGGCGCCGTATGTAAAGGAGAAACATTCGATGATAAACAAGGTTTTAATTGCTAATCGCGGCGAAATCGCCGTGCGTATCATACGCGCATGCCGCGAGATGGGGATAGAAACCGTTGCGGTATATTCGACAGCGGACGCAAATGCGCTCCATACGCAGCTTGCGGATGAAGCGCTGTGCATCGGTCCGCCTGCGCCCAAGGACAGCTACCTGAGCGCGTACAACATTTTATCCGCCGCAAGCATATCCGGCGCGGACGCCATCCATCCGGGTTATGGCTTCCTGTCGGAAAATTCAAAATTCGTACGCATGTGCAATAAGAGCAATGTCGTCTTTATCGGCCCGGACGCGGAAGCGATGGAAAAAATGGGCGATAAGCTGATGGCACGGAAGATCATGACCGAGGCAAAGGTCCCGATCATCCCCGGCTCGCTCGAGGCGCTCAAGAACGCGAAGGATGCGAAGAAGATCGCGAAAAAGGTCGGCTATCCCGTCATGATAAAAGCCGCAAGCGGCGGCGGCGGGCGCGGCATCCGCAAGGTAGACCGTGAAGAAGATATCGAAGAGGCGATGAGCGCAGCCTATAAGGAAGCGCTGGGCGCGTTTGGAGACGGTACGCTGTATATGGAAAAGTGCATCATGGACGCGCGCCATATCGAGGTGCAGATCCTGTGCGACAATTACGGCGAGGCGGTCTATCTCTACGAGCGCGAGTGCTCCCTGCAAAGAAGAAACCAGAAGGTCATGGAGGAAGCGCCCAGCGTAGCGTTCGGCGCGGATAAACGAGCTGAGATCGGGCAGGCGGCTGTGCGCGCGGCAAAAGCGTCCGGTTATAAAAATGCGGGCACGATCGAATTTTTATACGACGAAGCTTCCGGGAATTATTATTTCATGGAACTCAACGCGCGCGTGCAGGTCGAGCATCCGGTCACAGAGATGATTACTGGCATCGACATTGTGCGCGAACAGATTCTGGTTGCAAACGGGGGCAAGCTTTCCTATACGCAGGAGGATATCCCGCTGATGGGGCACGCGATCGAATGCCGCATCAACGCGGAAGACCCGATGAAAAATTTCATGCCGTCCATCGGCACCATCGAAGCGCTTCACCTCCCGGGGGGGCCGGGCGTGCGCTTTGATACGGCAATGTATACGGGGTACAAAATCCCGCCGACTTATGATAGTATGATAGGAAAGCTCATCGTCCACGCGCCGACGCGCGCGCGGGCTATGGCGAAAATGCGCGCCGCCCTGACGGAGCTCGTTGTGGACGGGGTGGAGACCAACGCGGACTTCCAGCTCGACCTCCTGAACAACGAGGACGTAATGGAGGGAAGGCTCGATACGGGTCTTGTCGGGCGCATTATGGAGGAAAAATAACAGATGGGTCTATTTTCTAAAAAGCGCAAGGACATCACCCTGCGCGTATACCGTACCAACCAGCAGGCCCAGATGCCTGCGGAGGAACCGGAAACGATACCGGAACCGTTGGTTGCGCACGATGAAGAACAAGTCGAGGGCATGTGGGAAAAATGTCCTGAATGCGGCAGCGTGATTTATACGGACGACCTCATTGCCAACCTTAACGTATGCACGAGCTGTAACTACCATTTCCGCCTGTCCGCCCGCCAGCGGATCATGTATACGGCGGACGAGGGAACGTTTGAGGAAAGCAATGAAAACCTTATCGGGACGAATCCGCTGGATTTCCCCGGGTACGACAGTAAGATTCGCAAGATCCGCGGCTATACCAATGAAAAAGAAGCGGTCATTACCGGCAAATGCCGGATCGGCGGCGAACCGGCGGTTATTGCCGTCATGGACGGCTTTTTTATGATGGGTTCTATGGGCGCGGCGGTCGGCGAAAAAATTACCCTCGCTATTGAACAAGCCGCAGACGAAAAGCTGCCGTTCATTGCATTCACGGTATCCGGCGGCGCGCGCATGCAGGAAGGCCTCATATCCCTCATGCAAATGAGCAAGACGAGCGCGGCGCTCGGCAGGCTCGATGAAGCGGGGCTGCCGTATTTTGCCGTCCTTACCGACCCGACTACGGGCGGCGTAACCGCAAGCTTTGCGATGCTTGGCGACGTGACGGTCGCTGAGCCAAGCGCGACCATCGGCTTTGCGGGACGGCGCGTGATCGAGCAGACGGTCAAACAAACGCTTCCGCCCACGTTCCAGACGGCGGAATTCCAGCTCGAAAAGGGTTTTGTGGATATGATCGTTCCGCGCGGGGAACTGAAGGATACGCTGGCAAGGCTTTTGAAACTACATAAAGGAGGCGGCGCGAAATGAGTGAGAAACGTTCGGCATGGGACATCGTACAGATAGCGCGCGATCCCAAAAGGATTACCTCCCAATACATCATCAACAATATTTTTACGGATTTCCTGGAAATGCACGGTGATAAGCTGTTTGCGGACGATGCGGCGGTTATCGGCGGAGTCGGTTTTTTGGAGGGGATTCCGGTCACAGTCATTGGGCAGGAAAAGGGCGTAGACCTTCGCGATAAGGTCAACCGCAATTTTGGCTGCTCTAACCCGGAAGGATACCGTAAATCCCTGCGGCTGATGCGGCAGGCGGAAAAATTTCACCGTCCGGTCATCTGCATTGTAGACACACAGGGCGCGTTCTGCGGGATCGGCGCGGAGGAACGCGGTGTGGCGGAATCCATCGCCCGCAACCTGATGGAGCTTTCACGGCTGAAAACGCCGGTTTTGAGTTTGTTTATCGGCGAAGGCGGAAGCGGCGGAGCGATCGCCCTGGCCGTGGCGGATAAGCGCGTGATGCTCGAAAACGCGCTGTATTCCATCCTTTCTCCCGAGGGCTTCTCCAGCATCCTGTGGAAGGATTCCTCGCGTGCGGCGGAGGCGGCAGAGCTGATGCGTATGACGGCCTCGGAGATCAGGGAAATGGGCCTTATAGACGATGTGCTTCCGGAACCGGAGGGCGGCGCGCAGGCGGGCGACGGCGGCGCGTTTGCGGGAGAAATCAAAAAATACCTTGTGAACAGCGTGAAAGAACTGATGGCGGAACCGCTCGAAACCCTGCTCGGGAAACGATATGCAAAGCTTCGGTCCTTTGGTCAGGATGCGGTCGTCGGAAAATAAGCGGATATAAAGACAGGAAGCGTATGCCTTCCTGTTTTTTTTGTGCAAAAACGGACTTATGGACTTCAGGCAGCCGGAACAGGCAGCTTTACGGGAAACCTTAATCCCGTCCATACCGCCTTTTGGCTCAGCTTCATGCGCCGCGGCAATGAAGGCGCGCGTTGGAAGCGTCTGTAACCAGCGCGGAGGCGGAAAGCGGATAAAAAATTTTCAATTTTACAAAAAAACTGAAAAAACTGAAAAAATGTATTGACAAGGATTAAATTTAACGTTAAACTTAAATCGAATACAAGATACCATTCAAACAGAACGTAGTTTACAAGAAATAATAAAATAACAAACCTGTAATTCTAAACTGAAAAAATATTTGTGAAACCAAAAGTAC
It encodes the following:
- the accC gene encoding acetyl-CoA carboxylase biotin carboxylase subunit, translating into MINKVLIANRGEIAVRIIRACREMGIETVAVYSTADANALHTQLADEALCIGPPAPKDSYLSAYNILSAASISGADAIHPGYGFLSENSKFVRMCNKSNVVFIGPDAEAMEKMGDKLMARKIMTEAKVPIIPGSLEALKNAKDAKKIAKKVGYPVMIKAASGGGGRGIRKVDREEDIEEAMSAAYKEALGAFGDGTLYMEKCIMDARHIEVQILCDNYGEAVYLYERECSLQRRNQKVMEEAPSVAFGADKRAEIGQAAVRAAKASGYKNAGTIEFLYDEASGNYYFMELNARVQVEHPVTEMITGIDIVREQILVANGGKLSYTQEDIPLMGHAIECRINAEDPMKNFMPSIGTIEALHLPGGPGVRFDTAMYTGYKIPPTYDSMIGKLIVHAPTRARAMAKMRAALTELVVDGVETNADFQLDLLNNEDVMEGRLDTGLVGRIMEEK
- the fabZ gene encoding 3-hydroxyacyl-ACP dehydratase FabZ: MVLNQEEIKQIIPHRDPFLFLDEVLECEVAKRTKAVWRIREDLFCFRGHFPGNPILPGVLITEALAQAGAVAILQDEKYKGRLAVFGGIDGVRFRGMVKPGDDLVLETEILRLSSMGGKGKVRAAVDGKTVCEGEILFVLVKQD
- a CDS encoding acetyl-CoA carboxylase biotin carboxyl carrier protein translates to MDLKSILELLKAVDETSLNKFELEDGDFAVKMERGTGESKTVYVTAPPQISAQIGSAPVAAPAEAPAAAVPAAPAEEPAPAASKGKEITSPLVGVFHSLSEGKAVKIGDKLKKGDIVCMVEAMKLMNEITMPEDGEITWVACEEGGSVEYGQLLYNYV
- the accD gene encoding acetyl-CoA carboxylase, carboxyltransferase subunit beta, which encodes MGLFSKKRKDITLRVYRTNQQAQMPAEEPETIPEPLVAHDEEQVEGMWEKCPECGSVIYTDDLIANLNVCTSCNYHFRLSARQRIMYTADEGTFEESNENLIGTNPLDFPGYDSKIRKIRGYTNEKEAVITGKCRIGGEPAVIAVMDGFFMMGSMGAAVGEKITLAIEQAADEKLPFIAFTVSGGARMQEGLISLMQMSKTSAALGRLDEAGLPYFAVLTDPTTGGVTASFAMLGDVTVAEPSATIGFAGRRVIEQTVKQTLPPTFQTAEFQLEKGFVDMIVPRGELKDTLARLLKLHKGGGAK
- the accA gene encoding acetyl-CoA carboxylase carboxyl transferase subunit alpha, which produces MSEKRSAWDIVQIARDPKRITSQYIINNIFTDFLEMHGDKLFADDAAVIGGVGFLEGIPVTVIGQEKGVDLRDKVNRNFGCSNPEGYRKSLRLMRQAEKFHRPVICIVDTQGAFCGIGAEERGVAESIARNLMELSRLKTPVLSLFIGEGGSGGAIALAVADKRVMLENALYSILSPEGFSSILWKDSSRAAEAAELMRMTASEIREMGLIDDVLPEPEGGAQAGDGGAFAGEIKKYLVNSVKELMAEPLETLLGKRYAKLRSFGQDAVVGK